The Miscanthus floridulus cultivar M001 chromosome 6, ASM1932011v1, whole genome shotgun sequence genomic interval CATTAAATTATCATAAAATCCAACtgcatatttttttattaatctCGTAATTTCTATGTGCAAACTTGAGGACTCCTTTTTAACACTGCTTTATAGATATCCATGCCATTACTATCCATGCCATTAATCTCGTAATTTCTATGTGCAAACTTGATCTATCTTACTTGCAGACACTTGAATTATCCATGCCATTACAGAATGTGATGCTGATTCTGCGGGCAGATGCTGACGTTATTTGGACAGAAGTATTCATTCTCAAGCTAAGCCAAGCAAATTACTAACAGGCAGCTCTGTACGTCAAGAACAGGCGAACAGCTCACGATTCTTGCTTATAGGCTTTTCAccggttcgcttgttggtttcagccaggcttatttaACCattcaatagtgtttttctctcacaacaaactagtaCCAACCAGCCTAAACCATCCAGCGAACACATTCTGTACAATTGCTGCCATCAGTAATTATAGATAACTGAAAGTCAAACAGAAACAAGTATTCACTGGTGATATATGTACTATTTATATTTTATAACATAGGTGACTCTGCAGACCGGATGCCTTTTATTCTGTCCCGGCTCTCGTCCGAACAATGTATTCTTGAAAATAAGGTTCCTTTTCTTCTCTCGAATTAATCCGGAAAATTGGAGTCCTATAAAACTTCAATGATACGCTTTTACTTACACCAATGGACCCGTTACTGTACCATTCCATCAGTCACCAGCTCCTGCAAGCCGCGCCTTAGCCTCTCGGCAGCGAGCCTGGTGTCTTCTTCTTTGAGCCCTCCGAAGGAGACGCGGATGTATCCGGGGCCTCCACTGGCGCTGCCAGGGATCACGGCGACACCGTGCTTGTTTGCAAGCCACCTGACAACCTCAAAATCATCCGAGCAGTTGTCCGGCAGTTTGGCCCAGAGGTAGATGGCGCCCTCCCCGCCCTTCACGTTGTCCTCACCGAGTGGGGACAGCGCTTCCACGAGCAGTGCTCGGTTTTTCACCAAGTCTTTCACCCGTTCTTTGATCCACTCGGGGCCAGCCTCCAGTGAGTAGAGCGCCAGGCGCTGCCCGATGATAGAAGCGCAGATAGGTATGTTGTCTTGCACTTTGAGGAGCTGATCATGGAAGCCATCAGCTTCATTTGGAAATGCAATCTGCAGCAGACAGTTCATGTATGACTAACTGGTACAGTGGCAATTAACAGCAGCAGAAAAAAAAAAGGTAGTAAAGCATAAGAAAATGATAAACGAAGAGTATGATGCACTCACGTATCCTACACGCCACCCCATCATTCCATAAGCCTTTGAGAATGAGAAGAGGTTGACAATATGAGTATCTTCTAAGCAATAGTGCTCCATTCCATCATACATAAAGTATCTGCAAAAAAACACAGGAAAATTGACCTAAGCATCAAGTCTTACAAAGCTCAAATACTAAAGATCATAACTAAATTACAATAAGGAGCAGAATTCGTTTGCAGGGAGTAAAAGATAAGCCACTTTCTGTGTTCCACTAAGTTAGACATGTTTGGACTCCATTCTTTATGCTACCACTTCAAATACGGTTGGCTAATCGCAGCTCCACGACAAAAACTTATATGTTTCTTTAAGCTTAGAGGGAAAAGGTCCTTTATTAATTACTATTAGTTCCTCAACTTGGACCTGAACACCTGATTCTTTCAGGCAAACATAAACCTGGTATAAAGCAGTAAGTGTGATCGGAGGGCTTATTTTTTACATCACCAAGTTTATAGCCTAAAACGTATTTTTAAAGGCTTAGAAGCTGGAATGAGTTTAAATAAGAGAACTTATCGCAAACCAAAAAACCAAGCACAGGATAACTGTAGTCGACATATTCTGACACATCATATCTGTGCAGGACAACTACTTTATGCATCTCTTATGGGCACAATATTCTGATTTTCATTTCCTTGTGGAAACAGCTAAGATGTATTCTAGAAATCCTATCTGTGTACGCCATCAGAGTGGCTTTCATCTGGACACAGATTCAAGAGTTGGGAGTAGAGTTCTAATGGCTTATATGATCTGTCCCTTTGACTACAACCATAATTCACGGCTGTTCTCAGTTCTCTCTAACAGATATCACAAAAGATTATATAATTGCTTGTGAAAAGTTATCACTTTACAGTATTGACTTACTCATAGGTATTGTCAACCACAAGCCACGCACCAGCATTTTTGCACAGATCTGAAATTCTCTGGAATGACAATGCAATATTAGAAAATATTGGACAGTGATTCCAAACACAAGTATTTATGGAGAGATTACCTCAAGCATAGGCCTGGGAATAAAAGCTCCAGAGGGGTTCCCCGGATTCACAACAGTAACAAGTTTAGGGATAGGGTCATTTTCTTTCAGAACCTTCTCCAACCAATCTGCATTTTTAGACATAATTGTAATGTATTCTTCCAAAATAAAATATTATCAAATACAGCCAGCATAATTTCTTCTACTAGATGCGTTGCATTTTACAAAAGCATATTATTCTCATCAGCTAAAAGATATGTAGACTTCCAGGGAAATTTAACATGTACCAATGAAGCAGATACTCCTGAACCAGCACTAAGTACAACATATTTCTTACAACAGACTGTTGATATAAGACATCTCACCAATTTTTCGAATGCAACAGAACGAAGAGAGTCATCTTACCAACATCAGGATGAAGTGTCTTGGGATCGCAGTCACCAACTAATATGTCAGTAACACCTGTCATCTGGAATGACATGTAGGCATTGAAATAATATGGTGCAAACATGACAACTGAATCACCAGCATCACAAAGAGTGAGGACCAAGTTCACAAAAGCCTGAAAAAATCAATGTAACAAAAGACCAGATTGTAAGACAAGTTCAAGGTCTAGCAGTGAAACAGGAAAGGAAGAGTGTGCCCCCAAAGAAGTAATAAGTAGAAGTAAATTGGGAAACATAAGGCCCAGTTTGAAAACTTTACAAGGCAAAATAGGAAAGTAAGTTTTTACCTGATTTGCACCAGCAGTGACCATGACTGATGACTTGGTAAGCTTATTCTCTCTGCGTAGCTGCCAAAAAATACAGTAGATATCAGGAAAGATATACAAGATGCTTGCAATGCAGTACTAATTTTAACACATTGGTGGTCCAAacattcacgtgcctgaaccttgattgcttctgctgggtttcaactctagcctaccccaacttgtttgggacttaaaggctttgttgttgttgttgtggtggtggtggtggtccaaACAGAAATAAAAATCTTAGCCCAATAGGTGACAAAACGGTGTAACAAATTCTAAAGATAACTGTGCGATGTGGAGCATTTAGGCTAATGGTCTAAATCATCTCAGGATTTCATCTCAACTGTTAGACAAACAACATGGCAGAGAGACTTTGCAACTCTTAGCACCACCATGATTTTCTCTTCTGAATTTCCAGAGGAGTCACAATAATGAATATTGTTCCCATTTCTCCGTTGTTGAATAGAGAGTTTTATGACACACTCTGCCTATATTCAGAAAATTAGACGCTTCCCAGGAATGTAACTCTGAGAACAAAAAGATTTTTTGGAACCTTTGTTTTGACAAAATTAATTTCTGAAACATTGCATCGATCACTTTAGATTGCTGATGCGACTGTGAGTTAAGATCAAATatctctattaaaatttggttaCTGTGTAGTGGGTTAGAAGCAGGATCCCTAGTCCCCAATGGCATTGGCATGGCAATGTGGTAAGACTCAAGAGCATGGCCTGCTTAGTCAGTGTATGGGCAAAGTATATTATATATTCTATGATAAAAAGAAGTTACCTTTTCGAGAAGTGCTTCTCGAAGCTCAGGAAGTCCATCATCAGAACCATACTTACTGACTGTTGGTTCCCTGATGATTTTTTCGATCTTATCCAGAGCTGACTCAGGAGGTTGCCAGTAAACAACTCCCTGCATTCAGGATTTACAAAAAGTCAAGAACAGAAACTAATTTCTCAGAAATAAATATCATATGGTCGGGTCATGCTAATAGGACACTAACAGACGCATGTCACTAGTTAGATTACATACGAATGTCCCACTTCGGCAACATAAGAACTATTTTCAGGAATAGCAAGTAAAAACTGTATGATTTGTTACATGAAACGTAGCAAATGAACTGTACCGAACTAGTACATTTCAACTTGAACAATTGACAGAAACCATCCGGGAGCGAATTGCTATAAGATGATCGACTCCCCTTAATCCGTTCTGCTTCCGTTTCACTTTCGTTTTCGTTCTTGTGCCATTAACCTTAAATCACCGTCACAAAGCATGAAATCATTGCACAGCCAAATCGAGAAAATTATGGTCAGATACCTGCGCAAGCGACATGACATCCTTGGCCCCTCGAAGCAGTTCTTGTATCTGAAAAAAGGACGTCATCAGGAAGAACTCACCAAGGAAGACCAACAaactttcttcaaaaaaaaaaaggaagaccAACAAACTCAGAGTCAAGATGCCATTCTGAAGAGGTGGGAGAAATTCGTCACCTTCACCATGACCGGCGCGTCCGTCTCCACTGCCCTCCTCGCCAGCTTAACGAAGGTACCCATGTCTCCGTCTCCTCCTGCTCTCTCTCCCCTGCAGGGTGCAGGGTGCAGGCTGCAGCCCTCCTCCAAGAGGAAGCAAGAACTGGAAATTTCGGGGAACAGGCGGAGTCAGAGATCCAAGGATATACCAACCAAAAGAACAGCAGTGAGTCCAAAGACATGTGGAAGAAGATGGGGGTTAAAGAATTCCCCCGAGGCAACAACCTCTGGGGGTCACCCGCTGATCCCGAGCTCACCCACCAAATCCTCCCCCTCTCAGCCTCTCTCTCGTCCCAAGTCTGCTGCCCCGACAAGGCAGCGTCTCTATAACAAAGATACATGAAGACAGGGAAAAACCGAAAGattcgcgggggggggggggggggcttcttactctctctcttttttgtctctctcttttcttttccttgtcactctttcaaTCTTGTCTCTGATTTTTTGGCTTACGTTCCGGAAGTGGCGCCGTGGCTTGGATAAGCGCCTGTTCCTTCGGCCTTCTTTGACGGATAAGTCATGCCACTGACTGATTTGATGTgcgaaaaaaatactatttattgacTAATAAGctatagcttataagccaaacacgtGAACAGGCTGAAGCTGAAGAATTCAGGCTCAGCTGCGTGCGTTTCAGGGGAAGGAAGAGGGGTCAAGAAAGGAGGGAGCTTTTTTCGGGTAAAAAGATTAAAAGAGACAAAAAGATTGTattttttaaatgaaaaagtaatGTGTCATCAGCGTCCATAGACAGTAAAACACATGCGTATGATATGCAAATATCGAATTATTTTTGTTGACAAATCCAGTGCATGAGCTGCCAAAGGATCCAATGGGTGAGTGAAGACAAGTTTGGCCAGTACTCTTCTGCTTGTTAAGACAAAAGTTGTTTAGCACTACTATGACAGAGACAAGCACAAATGTGATCAGAACAGTCCCCCTGCTCAAAAAGAAGTCTCTCAGCGTTTCAAATTTCAGAAGGGAAAAATTAAGAAATGTTTCTCCATCAGATTATCTCGACCTACTATGGCTGCGGCAATCTTATTTTTCAAGTCCAAGATAAATGCTAAGACGTTTCTCCTCGACTCAGCATGGCTGTAACAGCCTAATTTCAACTTCAGTAAATCATGAGACATTTCTAGAGCGAATATATACCGTCGGTCTAAGAGCAACGCAAACAAGAGGAGGGGAGGGCTCGGAGACAGTGACAAGACGGAAAGAGAGACAGTAATGCTCGGACGGACCTGTTCGGATAGGTAGCGGA includes:
- the LOC136457626 gene encoding aromatic aminotransferase ISS1-like isoform X1, with amino-acid sequence MYLCYRDAALSGQQTWDEREAERGRIWWVSSGSAGDPQSSCFLLEEGCSLHPAPCRGERAGGDGDMGTFVKLARRAVETDAPVMVKIQELLRGAKDVMSLAQGVVYWQPPESALDKIEKIIREPTVSKYGSDDGLPELREALLEKLRRENKLTKSSVMVTAGANQAFVNLVLTLCDAGDSVVMFAPYYFNAYMSFQMTGVTDILVGDCDPKTLHPDVDWLEKVLKENDPIPKLVTVVNPGNPSGAFIPRPMLERISDLCKNAGAWLVVDNTYEYFMYDGMEHYCLEDTHIVNLFSFSKAYGMMGWRVGYIAFPNEADGFHDQLLKVQDNIPICASIIGQRLALYSLEAGPEWIKERVKDLVKNRALLVEALSPLGEDNVKGGEGAIYLWAKLPDNCSDDFEVVRWLANKHGVAVIPGSASGGPGYIRVSFGGLKEEDTRLAAERLRRGLQELVTDGMVQ
- the LOC136457626 gene encoding aromatic aminotransferase ISS1-like isoform X2, whose product is MGTFVKLARRAVETDAPVMVKIQELLRGAKDVMSLAQGVVYWQPPESALDKIEKIIREPTVSKYGSDDGLPELREALLEKLRRENKLTKSSVMVTAGANQAFVNLVLTLCDAGDSVVMFAPYYFNAYMSFQMTGVTDILVGDCDPKTLHPDVDWLEKVLKENDPIPKLVTVVNPGNPSGAFIPRPMLERISDLCKNAGAWLVVDNTYEYFMYDGMEHYCLEDTHIVNLFSFSKAYGMMGWRVGYIAFPNEADGFHDQLLKVQDNIPICASIIGQRLALYSLEAGPEWIKERVKDLVKNRALLVEALSPLGEDNVKGGEGAIYLWAKLPDNCSDDFEVVRWLANKHGVAVIPGSASGGPGYIRVSFGGLKEEDTRLAAERLRRGLQELVTDGMVQ